In the Phaeobacter piscinae genome, GTCACCCACTGGTAGAGATCCTGATCGTTTTCCTGCAACAGCAGATCATAGAGATCCAGCTCAGCCGGGGCCATCCCAGCCAGGTTCCGTTCGGCATAGGCAGACAGGAGAATGTCCATCTCCTTGATCCCCCGGCGCATGGACCGCATCTGCAGCCGTTTCAGACGATGGGCGGGCAGCTCACTCATTGAACGCTGCCTTCCATCACCAGACGCAGACGTTTCTCCAGCCGCGCCGCCCGGTCAGCATTGCCGCGCAGCTCTTCGCGCAGCTGGCGCAGTTCAGTCATGACCGCTGCCAGATCCTGCGGCACCTGTTCGCCAGCCGGGGCTTCCATGCCCTCGCCCTCACCGGTCAGAAGCCAGCGCATGGATACATTCAACAGCCCCGCCATCATCGACAGCTTGTTGGCACGCGGCTCCGACAGGTCCTGTTCCCAGCCGGCCAGCGTCGCCTTTTTGATCCCCAGCCGGCGCGCCAGCTGTGCCTGTGTCATGCCCGCAGCATCCCGCGCAGCCGCCACACGGTCACCAAAGGTTGCGGCCTCCGGACCATACCAATTCATGTCGTCGTTGCTCATTTGCCCGCTCCTGTTGGCCTATCGGTTTGCCTGCCCTTTGATCGCGCTTGATCGACAGTTAGCGGCACCCTATGACAGTTCTATATGACATTCAAACAGAGGTCTTTCCATGCAATTCCTGTCCGATAGCCTCGCCCGCGTCAAACCGTCCCCCTCCATCGCGATCACCACGCTGGCCGGGGAATTGCGCGCTGCGGGCCGCGATGTGATCGGGCTGAGCGCCGGGGAGCCAGATTTCGACACCCCCGACAATATCAAGGAGGCGGCGATCCGCGCCATCCAGGCAGGCAAGACCAAATACACCGCCCCCGATGGCATCGCCGAGCTGAAGCAAGCGGTCTGCGATAAATTCTCCCGCGACAATGGGTTGGAATATACCCCCGCGCAGGTTTCAGTAGGCACCGGCGGCAAACAGATCCTCTATAATGCGCTGATGGCGACGCTGAACCCCGGCGACGAGGTGGTCATTCCTGCCCCCTACTGGGTATCCTACCCTGACATGGTACGGCTGGCGGGCGGCACCCCTGTCTGTGTGGAATCAACGCTGGAAACCGGGTTCAAGATCACCCCGGAGCAGCTTGAGGCGGCCCTTTCGCCCAAGACCAAATGGTTCATTTTCAATTCCCCCTCCAATCCCACCGGAGCGGGATATCATGCGCAGGAGCTGAAGGCGCTGACCGACGTGTTGCTGCGCCATCCCCATGTCTGGGTAATGAGCGATGACATGTATGAGCACCTGGTGTTTGACGATTTCACCTTCTGCACTCCGGCGCAGATTGAGCCGCAGCTGTATGACCGCACGCTCACCTGTAATGGCGTCTCCAAAGCCTATGCGATGACCGGATGGCGGATCGGCTATGCGGCGGGGCCAAAGCCGCTGATTGATGCCATGCGCAAGATCCAGTCGCAATCCACCTCCAACCCCTGCACCATCAGCCAATGGGCGGCGGTTGAAGCGCTGAACGGCACCCAAGATTATCTCCTGCCCAATACCGCTGTCTTCCGCCGTCGGCGGGATCTGGTGATCTCGTTGCTGAGCACGATCGACGGTGTCGCCTGCCCGGTTCCAGATGGCGCTTTCTACGTCTACCCGTCGATTGCCGGGCTGATCGGGCGGACCTCTGCCGGGGGCGTTGCGATCACCGATGACGAGGCCTTTGCCAAGGCGCTTCTGGAAGAGGCCGATGTCGCTGTGGTACATGGCGCTGCCTATGGGTTGTCGCCGAACTTCCGCATCAGCTACGCGGCCTCGGATGAAATCCTGACCGAAGCCTGCCGCCGCATTCAGGCCTTCTGCGCCGCGTTGCGCTGACCGGAGGCCCCCAGATGCCCGCCGCCCTGCCAGACTATTACTTTCGCGTGCGCGACAACGGCGCCTTTGTGTTTCGCGTCGACGGCGAGAACCGGCAGCGACGGCTGGATATGGAGCAGATCGCCGTGGTTAAGCTGCGCAGTGGCGAGATCCGCCCACATGGCGACCGCTCCCTCAGCCCTGAAGATCTGAGTGCCATCCGCGACTGGATGGCGCAACGCAGCCGCACCCTGGCGGCGCGGGATATGGATGACATCCACCGCGCGATCGACCACCTGAATCTCACCGCCCATTGGGCCCAGAGCAAGGCCAGCGACGAACAGTTGGAAGAGATCACTGACCAGATGCTGCTGGCGATGCATGATCTGCGCTCGGTGCTGGTGCGAAAGAAGGCCGATCGGCTGGTCAAAGTCCAACGAAGCAATCAGAAGCCGGAACGCCCTTAAAAGCCAGCCAATCTACCAGCCCTCTAAACCGCCCTTCGTGTCCGGCGGTAGGGTCCACCGCGATCTGAGCGTTCCGCGACCTGGGCTCGCCACGCCCCAATCAAGTCCGCGCCCGATCCCTCGGCGCGGGGTCCGTTGCAAACACCCCCCCTCATCGCTGGTTGACCTGTGCCCGCTAGCACGCGGCCAGAGTGTCACCTGCAGCGAACCGAATAAACAACCTATAAGCGATTAATGTAATCGTCACACACTCAAAGTATGAACCAATGCGGCAGTGCGTAGTGTGCAGGATCTCCCCGACCCCATGTTCTGAACCGGTATTACTGCGCCGCTGCCGTCACCGTTACCAGTAGTGTTCAGTCAAAATAGGATCCATGATGCCGTCATATCGTTCGATTGTAGCCCTCGCTGCTGCCCTGGCCTTCGCCCATGGTGCAGAAACATCCGCCGACACGTCGGAAACAGCAAAAGACGGCGAGATGGACAGGCAACGCGCCGCGCTAGCCATGTCCACCTTTGGCGCAGGCTTTGGCCCGCAATCGCCCCGCGATATCGACGCCGCCGAAGGACATAACCTGCGCTTCTTTGCGGAGGCACCGCCGGCATCGCAAATGAACCTCTGCAATATCCATTTTCACGAGAACGCCGAACATCGCGGCGGTGAATTCACCACCTACGCAGGCAATGGCGATGGCAAGGGTTACGGCAGCGGCTATCAATACGACGGCCCCCTGACAGAGGCTGAACTGGCCCCGCTGGACAGCCCCATCGGCGCGGATGGTGGTCACGGCGACCTGGTGCCCGGTGATACGATCGAGGTGCATTACGTCCACACCACCGCGCAGGTGACCCCCGGCCCGACGCTTGGCGCCTGCCTGAGTGAGGCCATCGGCAACCCGCAACTGCGGGTGGAGGCCCAGGTCTATGTCCTGGTCAATGACCCCAGCGCCGCCGATTTCGAGGAGCTGACCCGCCTGACGGTCCGTAACAATCTCTATCAGGCGCAGAACATCCCCAGCAACACCGGCACCCCAGTACGCTATGCAGGCTCCACCACCGGGCCGGGCTACAATACCAAAGGCTCGCCATTTCAAGTGACCTGGAGCGTCCGGCCCAAGGTGATGAAGGTCAATATCCAGAGTGTCGGCACGTGGCTGGCGCACAACCATTTTATCGAAACCCACGCCCACGGCGTCCGCAATCTGGTCACCAACCCGGATCTGCTGTCCCCCATCAGCAACTGACCCATCGCAGCTGCCACCAAAGGCGGCAGCGAAACACCTTCCCGCAAGGGGGGCGCAGAAGAAGCAGCGCTCCACAGGATAGGACGCTGGGACATAACAGTCTGGGCTCAGAGCACATTGTTGGCTTTGAGCCCTGAGTCCCCGTTTTCTGTCGCTGGAATGAACGGCTGCTTCAGAGACGCAGTCACTTGCTTATGGATTTTCTATGTGAGAAATCCTAACGCCACTCCTTTGGCATCCAGCAACTGCTGGCCGTCAAACACATCAACGACTTTCAACAGCCAATAGAGTAGATTGTAATACCCGATGTTTAGAGTAGCGAGACTAGCTGCGAGAATCCTGGCAATGCCTATACTGATATTCGGCGTGTCTGGGGTGCTACTAGCGGCTTCAGGCTACCATTCGCCTTACTCCATAGGGCTTGATACTAGTTGCGAGACACAGTTGCTGACAACCACCCGCCTGTTGGCCTTGTGTGTAGGCTCAATAGGAATTTCTTTAACCGTCGTTTACTTGGGGTATGGTTCCTATAATCTCATATTTATTTTGTTTTTTTTGACTGCGACACTTTACTGGCTTGGTAACAATGAAATTGATCTTGGAGACCTACGAGACGCCGCAAATCTCAACAGTGACGAATGTGTGCGACTGGGACTGGCCTTAGTAATCGGGTTTTGCGGCGCTGTCGTTTTGGTGCTGAATCTAGGTCGAGCGGCCATTCGAAAAAAGAAGCACTTAGAATAGGCTCTGCGAGATCTGTCCTATGATCTACGGATTTTGCAGTTCAATAGTGATTTGCGTTTGACGGCGCCAGATTTTCTTATGCTCCAGCAAAAAGAGAATTTAAAACAACTTCGACAATTATTCCCCTCGCCTTAGTTGGACGTTTTGTTGAGAGGTTCGCGAGTTTGAAAGCAGTCATCGGCACACTTGCAGCGATAGCCTGCTTCGTCCGCACTTCCGACATTCCGCACATACGGCGCCCACAGGTCTCCTCGCAAATCTCAGCTCGAAATACCGGCGCGATGGCACAGGGGGCGCGCACCTCCACAGCACAGTGGCTCGATGGCTGCCCGCTACCGCGCGGCGGCGGTATTCGATGTGCCGACCAGCTTGATCGAGCGGCGCCAGAACCGGATCATCAGGAACACCCCCGCCGCCGTCAGACCCAGCACCAGACCCAGCCAGACCCCAAGCCCGCCCATGTCGAAGGTAAAGCCGAGGAGATACGACGCCGGGATCCCAACCGCCCAATAGCTGAGCGCCGCAATCACCATCGGCACGCCGGTGTCCTGCACCCCGCGCAGCAGCCCCAGCGCGATCACCTGCATCCCGTCCATCAGCTGAAACAGCGCCGCCGCCGCCAAGAGCACGCTGCCGATCAGCACGATTTCGGCCCGGTCCGGGTCATCCGGCGACAGGAACAGCGAAATCAGCGCCTCGGGCACCGCTAGAAACAGGATCATCCCCAGCACCGACAGCCCCAGCGACATCGCCATCACCACGCGCGCGCCGCGCGCCATATGGTCCCGGTCGCCACGACCAAAGGCATTGCCGGCCCGGATCGTCGCCGCATTGGACAGCCCCAGATGCATCATGAACGCCAGCCCGCCCAGAGACAGCGCAATACCATGTGCGCCCAGCGCCACGGTGCCAAGCCAGCCCATCATCATCGCCGAGGCGGCAAACAGGCTGGTCTCGCTGAGGTTGGTCAGACCAATTGGCAGGCCCAGACGCAGCACCCGGCTCAGCATCTCCCAGTCGGGACGCTGGAAATTCTTCAACAGCTCATGTTCTGGCAGCGCCTTCAGCGCGTAAATCAGCACAAAGATGCAGGCAAAAACATTGGTCGCCAGCGAGGCCAGCGCCGCCCCGGTCACCCCCAGTTCCGGCGCGCCCCAATTGCCAAAGATCAGCATATAGTTGATGAGCGCATTCAGCGCCGCCGCCAGAACCGACACCCACAGCACGATCTGGGTCCGCTCCAGCGCGGCCAAGTAGCTCTTCAGCACCATATAAAGCAGCGCCGGAAACAGCGCCCAGCCCGCGATCCGCAGATACTCCGCCGCGCCATGGGCCACCTCCGCCTCCTGCCCCAGCAGCAACAGGATCGGCTCCGACCACCACAACAGCGGCATCACCAACAGCCCATAGGCCAGCGACAGCCACAGCGCCATACGGGTGCTTCGGCGGATCTGGCGCTCCTCACCGGCGCCTGCGGCAGCGGCCACCATCGGCATCACCGCAAAGGCAAAACCGGAACCCAGCAGAAAAATCGTGAAGAAATAGGTCGACCCCAGCGTCACCGCCGCCAGCGCCTCCACCCCGTACCAGCCCAGCATCACCGTATCGGTCAGGCCGATGGCGAACTGCGCCACATGGCCGCCGATCAACGGCAGCCCCAGCACCGCAATCGCGCGACTGTGGCCAAGAAGGGTATTCGGGGCGGGCGGGGGTATTCTCTGTGTCATACCCCAGCCTTAGGCATCGACCGGCACAACGGCAAGTCTGATCTTACCGATGGTCGCTGTCGGCCTCTTGCTCTCAGCCGGTCCGGGATTGCAGTTTCCAATGCCCGCGCTGTGCCGCACCTGTGTTAGGCTTCTGCCAGAGCCAGCCCACCGCAAGGAGCCTTTGCATGTCCGATATCACACGCCAGCTGATCCCCGACGCACAGGCCTTTCTCGCGGAGCTGGCGGAGAGTAACACGCGGGATTGGTTCCAGTCCCACAAGGCGCGCTACGACGCAGAGTTGCGCCACCCGGCTGAGGCGCTTTTGCAAGCAGTCGCGGATTATCTGCGCCCGCATCATCCCGGCATTCAAGGCAAACTCTTCCGCCCCCAGCGCGATTTGCGTTTTTCCAAGGACAAGACCCCCTATCACACTCATTTGCATCTGCTGTGGCAGCTGCCGCAGACCCCCGGCTGCGGGGTGTTCTTTGGCATTGATCCCGATGGCGTGCGCATCGGCGGCGGCATCATGGGCCTGAACGGCAGCGCGCTCAGCCGTTGGCGGGATGCGGTTGCGGGGCAGCCGCTGACGCGGAGCTATCCCACCGCCGGGCTGGCGCAGGTCGCGGGGCATCCCAACCCCCGCGACAGTGGCTTTGCCGATGAGATGGCGGCGCTGATGGATATCCTCGCCCTCAAGGGGTTTCAGCCCAAGGCACCAGAGTTGAAACGCGTGCCCTCACCGCATGGGCAGAGCCATCCCCATGCCGATCTGCTGCGACGCAAATCGCTGACGCTCTGGCGCAATGTGGCGCTTACGCCGCCGCCGGATCCCGTGGCCGCAGTCTGCAGCGCCGCCCTTGTGCTGGCGCCGCTGTTTGCGCTGCTGCAGCCGATCCTTGCCGATCCTGTTGCGGCCTAGCCCGGTCTGACGCGGCCCTGGCCAGCCAGTCAGGCGCGCTCAGCTATGACCCCAATCCTCCGGGTTCTCGCTGTTGTTGGGGCTCAGCCCCAGCACATCACCCCTGGTCGAACAGCCAAGCCCCAGCACGGTGCGATTGGCGTAAGAAAAATAGGCGGTGACCTGATTGATCTCCAGGATCTGCCCATCATCCAGCCCCGCCGCGCGCAGAGCGTTGATATCCGCCTCAATCACGGCAGCCGGTGCTTCGGTCAATTTGCGCGCATAGACCATTCCGGCGCGCTCCGCAGCTTCAAGCGGTGCCAGCTGAGGGTTGCGCGCCTCGATGGCGGCGCGGATGGCTGCGCCGCGCGGCGCGTCCCGCAACAGCCGCTGCAACCCGGCAAAGTGATGCTCAACGCAATAGCCGCAGTCATTCAGCGAGGACACCCAGACGCCCAGCACCTCCAGATACCATTTCGGCAGGCTGTTGCCGCTGTGGTGCAGCACCGCCTTATACAGCGCCATATGCCCTTCCATCGACTGCGGGCGCAGGCTGTGCATCATCATGATGTTATCGACATTGCCGCCCGGTCCGGTCACCCGGTCGTACAGCGTCTTCAGCTTGCCGGTTGCTGCGTCAAATGGAATGGTCTTGATCCAGGCCATGTGGCTCTCCCTGCTTGTCCGTCGCGCAGAGTAGCCGTTGCCCACCGCGATGGAAGCGAAAAACACCGATCCTGTCGCTGATGTCTCTGGGCTCGGCCGCTAGACCCGTGCGGCCTCCCGCGCGACTGCGGCAATGGCTGCATCCACGTCCGCCGGGCGGCTGCGATGGTTGGTGATGGCGGCACGCAGCATCACCCGGCCGTCCATCCGTGTGGTGGAGAACACCGCCTCGCCGCTTTCCTGCAGGGTCTGGGCAATCTCCGCGTTCACCTGCGATTGCGTCTCTGGCGCCAGATCACAGCGCGCCGTGAACACGCAGATATTGGAGACCACCGGCGCGCCAAGCGCCATCAGCGGCTGCGCCTCCACCTCTGCCGCCATCGCTGCGGCCAGCGCACAATTGCCAGTGATCGCCTCGCAGAATGCCGCCTCGCCATAGGTTTCCAGCGCCGTCCAGACCTTCAACGCCCGATTGCCCCGGCTGAGATCAATGCCGTAGTCGCAGAACCAAGGCTCGCCACCTGCCAGCCCGCGCTCGGCCCCCTCCAGATAGGATGGCCGCGCGGCAAAGGCCGCCCGGTGCTCATCCTCATTGCGCAACAGCGCCATGCCGCAGTCGTAGCCCACATACATCCACTTGTGAAAATCCAGCGCGATACTGTCAGCCCGCCCGATCCCGTCGGACAACGACCGGTACGGCTCATCCGCAATTCGTGTCCAGGCGCCAAACGCCCCATCCACATGCAGCCACAGCCCCAGCGCCGCCGCCGCATCCGCCAGCGCGTTCAGATCGTCAAACAGCCCCAGATCCACCGATCCCGCCGTGCCCACCACCAGAAAGGGCAGCGCCCCTGCGGCCCTGTCCTCTGCCACCATCCGGGCCAATGCAAAACAGTCCATCTGCCCACCGACCAAAGGCACCTTGCGCAGATTGTCCGAACCGATACCCAACAGTTCCACCGCCTTCAGCGTGGCGTTGTGCACGCCTTCCCCCGCATAGGCCGTGAGCCGGACATCGCCCTGTCCCTGTTTGCGCAGATCCTTCATGACCCTGAGCCGCGCCGCCTGACAGGCAATCACCGTCGCCTGCGAGGTGCCGGTCACCAGAATGCCGCTGGCGCCCTCCGGCATCCCCATCTTGGCCCGCGTCCAGTCAACGACCGCACGTTCCATATAGTTCGCGCCGTGATCCCGCCCGCCCATATTGGCATTGACCGCTGCCGCCGCCAGCGCGGCGATCAGGTCGCTGGCCAAGCCAGATCCCTGCACCCAGCCCCAGAACCGGGGATGAATATTGCCGCCATGATACGGCAGCACATCCGCAATGATCCGGTCGACGGTCTGCTCTGGCCCCTGCGCCTCGGCCCTGATGGCATAACGCGCGTCAATGTCGCCGGGCACCGGTTGCCACGGGCGTTCTGCCGCCTCCTGCATCTGATCCAGGGCCGCCTCCAGCATCCGCTGCGCCTCCGCCCGAAACGCTGCCCAATCCTGCGTCTTGATCCCAGTCCCAGCCACCTGCGCTCTCCTCCTGCCAACCTCTGGCCTGAGGTGTAGCCCGCAAGCCCCGGCACCGCACGGAGAATATCGCCGCACCCGAATAACCGAAGGAGTGCTTCGATGGATTGATGACTGCACGCCCAGCCGCGCCCGCCCGCCTTATCCACAGCCCCTTGCGTGCCTCTTCCACCCGGCCCCAACACCTGCCATAATGACCTCAACCAAAACCAAGCAAGAGCAGCCCCGCATATGGCCGACGACCTCCTCAGCACGCCCGATTCTGAGACCTATGACGCCTCCTCGATTGAGGTCCTGGAAGGCCTCGAACCGGTCCGCCAGCGCCCCGGTATGTATATCGGCGGCACCGATGAGCGCGCGCTGCACCATATGGTGGCGGAAATCCTCGACAACTCCATGGATGAGGCGGTCGCGGGCCACGCCAACCGGATCGAGGTGACGCTGCACGCCGATTACGCCGTCACCATCTCCGACAACGGCCGCGGCATCCCGATTGATCCGCACCCGAAGTTCCCGGACAAATCCGCGCTTGAGGTGATCCTTTGCACCCTGCACGCGGGCGGCAAATTCTCCGGCAAGGCCTATCAGACCTCGGGCGGTCTGCACGGCGTCGGCTCCTCTGTGGTGAACGCGCTGTCGGATTCCATGGTGGTGCAGGTTGCCAAGAACAAGGAACTGTTCGAGCAGCGCTTCTCCCGTGGCCTGCCCCAGGGCCCGGTTGAGAAAATCGGCGCCGCCCCGAACAAACGCGGCACCTTCGTCACCTTCCACGCCGATGAGCAGATCTTCGGCTCCCACCGCTTCAAGCCCAAGCGCCTGTTCACCCTGGTGCGTTCCAAGGCCTATCTGTTCTCCGGCGTCGAAATCCGCTGGAAATCGGAAATCGACGATGGTGAAACCCCGACCGAGGCCACCTTCCACTTCCCCGGCGGCCTCAAAGACTACCTGACAGAAGTGCTTGGCAAATCCTCCGTCTACGCCGATGCGCCCTTTGCCGGGAAGGTCGAGTTCCGCGAGAAATTCAACGCGCCGGGTTATGTCGAATGGGCGATCAACTGGACTCCGTCCCGCGACGGCTTCACCCAGTCCTACTGTAACACCGTCCCCACGCCGGAGGGCGGCACCCATGTTGCGGGCTTCTGGTCCGCCATCCTCAAGGGGATCAAGGCCTACGGCGAGTTGGTCGGCAACAAAAAGGCCGGCCAGATCACCCGCGACGATCTGATGACCGGCGGCTGCGCGCTGGTCTCCTGCTTCATTGCGGATCCCGCCTTTGTCGGTCAGACCAAGGATCGCCTCTCCACCGAGGCCGCCGCCAAGATGGTGGAAAACTCCGTCCGCGATCATTTCGACAACTGGCTGGCGGCGGATACCAAATCGGCCGGCGCCATCCTCGATTTCCTGATCCTGCGCGCCGAGGAACGCCTGCGCCGCAAGCAGGAGAAAGAGACCCAGCGCAAATCTGCCACCAAGAAACTGCGCCTGCCCGGCAAGCTCACCGACTGCACCGCCAAGAACCGCGCGGGCACCGAGCTGTTCATTGTCGAGGGCGACAGCGCCGGCGGCTCCGGCAAGGGCGCGCGCAACCGGGTCAATCAGGCGCTGCTGCCGCTGAAGGGCAAGATCCTCAACGTCCTTGGCGCCGCCTCCAACAAGCTCGGCTCAAACGCCGAGATCAATGATCTGTGCGAGGCGCTTGGCGTCGGCCTTGGCAGCAAGTTCAACCTCGACGATCTGCGCTATGACAAGATCATCATCATGACCGATGCGGACGTCGACGGCGCCCATATCGCCTCGCTGTTGATGACCTTCTTCTTCACCCAGATGCGCCCGCTGATTGACGGCGGCCACCTGTATCTGGCCTGCCCGCCGCTGTTCCGCCTGACGCAAGGCGCAAAACGCGTCTACTGCCTGGACGAGGCCGAGCGGGATCTCTGGCTGGAAAAGGGTCTGGGCGGCAAGGGCAAGATTGATGTGAGCCGCTTCAAGGGTCTTGGCGAAATGGACGCCAAAGACCTGAAGGAGACCACCATGGATCCCGCCACCCGGAAATTGATCCGGGTGACCATCGACGAGGACGAACCCGGCGAGACCGGCGATCTGGTCGAGCGCCTGATGGGCAAAAAACCCGAGCTTCGCTTCCAGTATATTCAGGAGAACGCGAAGTTCGTGGAGGAGCTGGATGTTTGAATAAAAAAACCCTGCATTTGCAGGGTTTTTTCTTTGGAGGGCAGCCTTTTTGATGAAGAAGAGCACATTACTCAGAGCATCTGAGTGTTTACCCGAATTTGACGGAAAGCCCTTTGACACCCCAGCAATTGAGCTGAAAATTGTAAGAAAAATCAGTCAATACAAAAAACAAGGCCCAAAGATATGCTGGGACTACCGAGGGTTTGAGAAACTATTGATACAAGGGTACCAAGTAAAATCTTCAGAGAAAGTGCTCGAAGCTATTGCAGGCTCTCGATATCAGGATGA is a window encoding:
- a CDS encoding helix-turn-helix domain-containing protein, whose amino-acid sequence is MSNDDMNWYGPEAATFGDRVAAARDAAGMTQAQLARRLGIKKATLAGWEQDLSEPRANKLSMMAGLLNVSMRWLLTGEGEGMEAPAGEQVPQDLAAVMTELRQLREELRGNADRAARLEKRLRLVMEGSVQ
- a CDS encoding peroxidase-related enzyme (This protein belongs to a clade of uncharacterized proteins related to peroxidases such as the alkylhydroperoxidase AhpD.); its protein translation is MAWIKTIPFDAATGKLKTLYDRVTGPGGNVDNIMMMHSLRPQSMEGHMALYKAVLHHSGNSLPKWYLEVLGVWVSSLNDCGYCVEHHFAGLQRLLRDAPRGAAIRAAIEARNPQLAPLEAAERAGMVYARKLTEAPAAVIEADINALRAAGLDDGQILEINQVTAYFSYANRTVLGLGCSTRGDVLGLSPNNSENPEDWGHS
- a CDS encoding pyridoxal phosphate-dependent aminotransferase translates to MQFLSDSLARVKPSPSIAITTLAGELRAAGRDVIGLSAGEPDFDTPDNIKEAAIRAIQAGKTKYTAPDGIAELKQAVCDKFSRDNGLEYTPAQVSVGTGGKQILYNALMATLNPGDEVVIPAPYWVSYPDMVRLAGGTPVCVESTLETGFKITPEQLEAALSPKTKWFIFNSPSNPTGAGYHAQELKALTDVLLRHPHVWVMSDDMYEHLVFDDFTFCTPAQIEPQLYDRTLTCNGVSKAYAMTGWRIGYAAGPKPLIDAMRKIQSQSTSNPCTISQWAAVEALNGTQDYLLPNTAVFRRRRDLVISLLSTIDGVACPVPDGAFYVYPSIAGLIGRTSAGGVAITDDEAFAKALLEEADVAVVHGAAYGLSPNFRISYAASDEILTEACRRIQAFCAALR
- the parE gene encoding DNA topoisomerase IV subunit B, with amino-acid sequence MADDLLSTPDSETYDASSIEVLEGLEPVRQRPGMYIGGTDERALHHMVAEILDNSMDEAVAGHANRIEVTLHADYAVTISDNGRGIPIDPHPKFPDKSALEVILCTLHAGGKFSGKAYQTSGGLHGVGSSVVNALSDSMVVQVAKNKELFEQRFSRGLPQGPVEKIGAAPNKRGTFVTFHADEQIFGSHRFKPKRLFTLVRSKAYLFSGVEIRWKSEIDDGETPTEATFHFPGGLKDYLTEVLGKSSVYADAPFAGKVEFREKFNAPGYVEWAINWTPSRDGFTQSYCNTVPTPEGGTHVAGFWSAILKGIKAYGELVGNKKAGQITRDDLMTGGCALVSCFIADPAFVGQTKDRLSTEAAAKMVENSVRDHFDNWLAADTKSAGAILDFLILRAEERLRRKQEKETQRKSATKKLRLPGKLTDCTAKNRAGTELFIVEGDSAGGSGKGARNRVNQALLPLKGKILNVLGAASNKLGSNAEINDLCEALGVGLGSKFNLDDLRYDKIIIMTDADVDGAHIASLLMTFFFTQMRPLIDGGHLYLACPPLFRLTQGAKRVYCLDEAERDLWLEKGLGGKGKIDVSRFKGLGEMDAKDLKETTMDPATRKLIRVTIDEDEPGETGDLVERLMGKKPELRFQYIQENAKFVEELDV
- a CDS encoding delta-class carbonic anhydrase, which codes for MPSYRSIVALAAALAFAHGAETSADTSETAKDGEMDRQRAALAMSTFGAGFGPQSPRDIDAAEGHNLRFFAEAPPASQMNLCNIHFHENAEHRGGEFTTYAGNGDGKGYGSGYQYDGPLTEAELAPLDSPIGADGGHGDLVPGDTIEVHYVHTTAQVTPGPTLGACLSEAIGNPQLRVEAQVYVLVNDPSAADFEELTRLTVRNNLYQAQNIPSNTGTPVRYAGSTTGPGYNTKGSPFQVTWSVRPKVMKVNIQSVGTWLAHNHFIETHAHGVRNLVTNPDLLSPISN
- a CDS encoding succinate dehydrogenase assembly factor 2, producing MSELPAHRLKRLQMRSMRRGIKEMDILLSAYAERNLAGMAPAELDLYDLLLQENDQDLYQWVTGQVAAPAQFAALVGGISQIHQKE
- a CDS encoding MATE family efflux transporter, whose protein sequence is MTQRIPPPAPNTLLGHSRAIAVLGLPLIGGHVAQFAIGLTDTVMLGWYGVEALAAVTLGSTYFFTIFLLGSGFAFAVMPMVAAAAGAGEERQIRRSTRMALWLSLAYGLLVMPLLWWSEPILLLLGQEAEVAHGAAEYLRIAGWALFPALLYMVLKSYLAALERTQIVLWVSVLAAALNALINYMLIFGNWGAPELGVTGAALASLATNVFACIFVLIYALKALPEHELLKNFQRPDWEMLSRVLRLGLPIGLTNLSETSLFAASAMMMGWLGTVALGAHGIALSLGGLAFMMHLGLSNAATIRAGNAFGRGDRDHMARGARVVMAMSLGLSVLGMILFLAVPEALISLFLSPDDPDRAEIVLIGSVLLAAAALFQLMDGMQVIALGLLRGVQDTGVPMVIAALSYWAVGIPASYLLGFTFDMGGLGVWLGLVLGLTAAGVFLMIRFWRRSIKLVGTSNTAAAR
- a CDS encoding DUF2461 domain-containing protein; protein product: MSDITRQLIPDAQAFLAELAESNTRDWFQSHKARYDAELRHPAEALLQAVADYLRPHHPGIQGKLFRPQRDLRFSKDKTPYHTHLHLLWQLPQTPGCGVFFGIDPDGVRIGGGIMGLNGSALSRWRDAVAGQPLTRSYPTAGLAQVAGHPNPRDSGFADEMAALMDILALKGFQPKAPELKRVPSPHGQSHPHADLLRRKSLTLWRNVALTPPPDPVAAVCSAALVLAPLFALLQPILADPVAA
- a CDS encoding pyridoxal phosphate-dependent decarboxylase family protein → MAGTGIKTQDWAAFRAEAQRMLEAALDQMQEAAERPWQPVPGDIDARYAIRAEAQGPEQTVDRIIADVLPYHGGNIHPRFWGWVQGSGLASDLIAALAAAAVNANMGGRDHGANYMERAVVDWTRAKMGMPEGASGILVTGTSQATVIACQAARLRVMKDLRKQGQGDVRLTAYAGEGVHNATLKAVELLGIGSDNLRKVPLVGGQMDCFALARMVAEDRAAGALPFLVVGTAGSVDLGLFDDLNALADAAAALGLWLHVDGAFGAWTRIADEPYRSLSDGIGRADSIALDFHKWMYVGYDCGMALLRNEDEHRAAFAARPSYLEGAERGLAGGEPWFCDYGIDLSRGNRALKVWTALETYGEAAFCEAITGNCALAAAMAAEVEAQPLMALGAPVVSNICVFTARCDLAPETQSQVNAEIAQTLQESGEAVFSTTRMDGRVMLRAAITNHRSRPADVDAAIAAVAREAARV